Proteins from a genomic interval of Zingiber officinale cultivar Zhangliang chromosome 2A, Zo_v1.1, whole genome shotgun sequence:
- the LOC122040111 gene encoding transmembrane protein 205-like encodes MKKKKKSIALSVVLQGASESGEPILLPNSPNRPQNPRSRLYRSVEMAWSSRFLTGMAFFALGFVFAPDVFGSGPESPAIAVTAARILHLLAFATDWGAALWVTFIGGIIMFKNLPRHQFGNLQSKMFPAYFTLVSVCSVVSVVAFAYIHPWRSASLIERYQLVFLLCALGFNLSNLIIFTPLTIEMMKQRHKIERDLSIGEEVGWSKNVQVAKTNPQLAAMNRKFGMIHGLSSLANIMAFGSLAIHSWHLAGNIHL; translated from the exons atgaagaaaaaaaagaaatccATCGCCCTCTCCGTCGTCCTCCAGGGAGCTTCAGAGTCAGGCGAACCGATTCTACTACCCAATTCTCCAAATCGTCCACAAAACCCTAGATCCAGGCTCTATCGCAGCGTTGAGATGGCGTGGTCGTCTCGCTTCTTGACGGGGATGGCGTTCTTTGCATTGGGCTTTGTCTTTGCGCCGGATGTATTCGGCTCGGGGCCGGAATCTCCAGCCATCGCCGTAACCGCCGCAAGGATCCTCCATCTCCTCGCCTTCGCCACCGACTGGGGCGCCGCCCTCTGGGTCACCTTCATCGGCGGGATCATCATGTTCAA AAACTTGCCGAGGCATCAGTTCGGAAACCTACAGAGCAAAATGTTCCCTGCGTATTTCACATTGGTGTCTGTCTGCTCAGTAGTTTCGGTTGTAGCATTTGCCTATATCCACCCGTGGAGGTCGGCCTCATTGATCGAGAGGTATCAGCTTGTTTTCCTCCTTTGTGCGCTTGGATTCAACCTTTCCAACTTGATTATCTTCACCCCACTGACAATCGAG ATGATGAAACAGAGGCATAAAATAGAGAGAGATCTAAGCATCGGTGAGGAAGTAGGGTGGTCAAAGAACGTGCAAGTAGCGAAAACTAATCCACAACTTGCAGCCATGAACAGGAAATTTGGAATGATTCATGGTTTGTCTTCACTTGCCAACATCATGGCATTTGGCAGCCTTGCCATTCACTCCTGGCACTTAGCCGGCAATATTCACTTATGA